In Spartobacteria bacterium, one DNA window encodes the following:
- a CDS encoding transposase — MRRRRIKRDGLAYYHLINRMTMRLMLLGDEEKEVLRRLIRRVEGFTGVRVLTYALMTNHIHILVEEPDEGTVVGDDELLVRLQCLYGKVGLQEILERWELWEGRGEWDVVEEDKALYRRRMHDISEFMKQIKQRFTCWYHRTHGTKGGLWQDRFKSVLVEDGAALRTMAAYIEMNPVRAGLVDDPKAYRFCGFGEAMGGNQWARQGIECIARSICESGGWGSVSETYFEHILMYEEVRNNRNLVYMDQDMLREKIKSRVKLTEFERLMCRCRYFTHGQVVGSRDFVEAFFAENRDYFGPRRRQGRKRVRDGLGDLYAIREVWSGG; from the coding sequence ATGAGAAGAAGACGAATAAAGCGGGATGGATTGGCGTATTATCATTTGATTAATCGAATGACGATGCGGTTGATGTTGTTGGGGGATGAGGAAAAAGAGGTGTTGCGTCGATTGATTCGGCGGGTGGAAGGGTTTACGGGGGTGAGGGTGTTGACATACGCGTTGATGACAAATCATATTCATATTTTGGTAGAGGAGCCGGATGAGGGGACGGTTGTGGGGGATGATGAGTTATTGGTGAGGTTGCAGTGTTTGTATGGGAAAGTTGGTTTGCAGGAAATTTTGGAGCGATGGGAATTATGGGAAGGACGAGGGGAATGGGATGTGGTAGAGGAGGATAAGGCTCTGTATCGTCGGCGGATGCATGACATTTCGGAGTTTATGAAGCAGATCAAGCAGCGTTTTACGTGTTGGTATCATCGTACGCATGGGACGAAGGGTGGATTATGGCAGGATCGCTTTAAGAGTGTATTGGTTGAGGATGGGGCGGCATTACGGACGATGGCCGCGTATATCGAGATGAATCCGGTGAGGGCGGGTTTGGTCGATGATCCGAAGGCGTATCGGTTTTGCGGGTTTGGTGAGGCGATGGGCGGGAACCAGTGGGCCAGGCAGGGGATTGAGTGTATTGCACGCAGCATATGTGAATCCGGGGGCTGGGGATCGGTTTCGGAGACCTATTTTGAACATATTTTGATGTACGAAGAGGTTCGAAATAACCGCAATCTGGTTTATATGGATCAGGATATGTTGCGGGAGAAGATTAAAAGCCGGGTTAAACTGACGGAGTTTGAGCGGCTGATGTGTCGGTGTCGATATTTCACCCATGGGCAGGTGGTGGGGAGTCGGGATTTTGTGGAAGCATTTTTTGCGGAGAACCGAGATTATTTCGGTCCGAGGCGCAGGCAGGGGCGGAAGAGGGTGCGTGATGGACTGGGTGATTTGTATGCCATTCGCGAGGTGTGGTCGGGAGGATGA